A stretch of the Acyrthosiphon pisum isolate AL4f chromosome A2, pea_aphid_22Mar2018_4r6ur, whole genome shotgun sequence genome encodes the following:
- the LOC100574225 gene encoding uncharacterized protein LOC100574225 — protein MAHGAPDEPVGKVEEKRPKAPVGSRRIFPPQFKLQVLDSYRQDSDCQGNQRATARKYGIHRRQIQKWLQTENSLRLAVQQASGAPKPPKIAAASAAVTAVATVIVDSTSGSDSDINVEDLSDTEDSALDLSTTCLDLTKRKREEEDLDPCKRRPLAPVTSTERPLYVSPIRYPYVDYPMFYCWPPCCYRPPCYVERPVPQRLTCSLDLKVCTYEQKEPSLLDISYPQHWNKQDYRFPSSV, from the exons ATGGCCCACGGCGCTCCGGACGAACCCGTCGGCAAGGTGGAAGAGAAGCGGCCCAAGGCGCCAGTCGGATCCAGAAGGATATTTCCGCCACAGTTCAAGTTGCAG GTGTTGGATTCATATCGACAAGACTCTGATTGCCAGGGGAACCAGCGAGCAACGGCCCGCAAGTATGGTATTCACCGCCGACAGATACAGAAATGGTTGCAGACAGAGAACAGTCTGCGGTTGGCCGTGCAACAAGCTTCCGGCGCTCCGAAACCCCCAAAAATTGCTGCTGCTTCTGCTGCTGTAACAGCTGTTGCTACAGTAATTGTAGATTCTACATCGGGTTCGGACAGTGATATTAATGTCGAAGACTTATCCGACACCGAAGACTCAGCTCTTGATTTGTCTACTACTTGCTTAGATCTCACTAAGCGCAAACGCGAAGAAGAGGATCTCGATCCGTGCAAGAGGCGGCCTTTGGCTCCAGTCACGTCTACTGAACGACCCTTATATGTCAGCCCTATCAGATATCCTTACGTTGATTATCCGATGTTCTACTGTTGGCCGCCGTGTTGTTACAGGCCACCGTGCTATGTAGAGCGACCTGTACCCCAAAGACTGACTTGTTCGTTAGATTTGAAGGTGTGCACTTATGAACAAAAGGAACCTTCTCTTTTGGACATATCGTACCCTCAACATTGGAACAAACAGGACTACAGGTTTCCAAGTTCAGTATAA
- the LOC100160714 gene encoding farnesol dehydrogenase, translating into MQESFHVIFCEMDHLKGRVAVVTGASAGIGAATAIKLVKAGLTVVGIARRLQRLQDLKKTMEEKNFSGRFFTVACDLTNETDILNAFKWIDENIGGIHFMINNAGIIRIATILDGLTEHWQELIDCNVIAPTICSREAYKLMKKYNVSHGHIIQINSITGHSYSINPGNKMYNASKQALRVLTEGLRHELAVAGDGHIKASSISPGFVDTEIFDAATLSHNKMKPSDILSAEEMADMICFVMSTGPNILIAEMIVLSQGRCIQSYPRE; encoded by the exons ATGCAGGAGAGTTTTCACGTCATTTTCTGTGAAATGGATCACTTAAAAGGTCGTGTGGCCGTGGTCACAGGAGCTAGCGCCGGAATCGGGGCAGCAACAGCTATTAAGCTAGTCAAAGCTGGCCTTACGGTGGTGGGAATAGCTAGGAGGCTACAAAGACTTCAG gattTGAAAAAAACGATGGAAGAAAAAAATTTCAGTGGCCGGTTTTTTACAGTGGCGTGTGATTTGACGAACGAAACAGACATATTGAACGCTTTTAAATGGATTGACGAAAATATTGgtggtatacattttatgatcaACAACGCCGGAATAATAAGGATAGCTACAATTTTAG aCGGTTTGACAGAACATTGGCAAGAATTAATAGACTGTAATGTAATAGCACCTACAATTTGTTCGAGGGAAGCTTATAAACTGATGAAGAAGTATAACGTTAGTCATgggcatattatacaaataaacag tATAACGGGCCATTCGTATTCAATTAATCCGGGCAACAAGATGTACAATGCGTCCAAACAGGCTCTTAGAGTGCTGACCGAAGGCCTCCGTCACGAATTGGCCGTGGCCGGTGATGGCCACATCAAAGCTTCC AGCATCAGTCCCGGTTTTGTTGACACAGAAATATTTGATGCAGCCACACTGTCGCACAATAAAATGAAGCCGTCGGATATCCTGAGCGCAGAGGAAATGGCTGATATGATATGTTTTGTCATGTCGACCGGACCAAATATATTg atcGCAGAAATGATTGTGTTAAGCCAAGGTCGTTGCATCCAATCATACCCACGAGAATAA